The following are encoded in a window of Dioscorea cayenensis subsp. rotundata cultivar TDr96_F1 chromosome 16, TDr96_F1_v2_PseudoChromosome.rev07_lg8_w22 25.fasta, whole genome shotgun sequence genomic DNA:
- the LOC120279523 gene encoding uncharacterized protein LOC120279523, with the protein MELLQMIPIMLVRVLFLVEGSLVFSGDLKLAIHFQAKMKWVSFEEDLRLLLIRGRSFFRNSNKYNNKIHSYQQGHSNLLGAPILPGASHKQFTAQQQNSLLQQVISSKEAQLIDNVAVNPSSNAED; encoded by the exons ATGGAACTGCTTCAAATGATTCCTATAATGTTAGTGAGGGTGTTGTTCTTGGTGGAAGGGTCTTTGGTGTTCAGTGGAGACCTCAAACTGGCAATTCATTTCCAAGCCAAAATGAAATG GGTCAGTTTCGAGGAAGACCTAAGATTGCTCCTAATCAGAGGGAGAAGTTTCTTcagaaactccaacaagtaCAATAACAAAATTCACTCTTATCAGCAAGGTCATAGTAACCTTCTTGGTGCACCAATTCTTCCTGGTGCAAGTCACAAGCAATTTACTGCACAACAACAAAATTCACTCTTACAGCAG GTGATCTCTTCCAAGGAAGCACAACTAATAGACAATGTTGCCGTTAATCCTTCTAGTAATGCAGAGGACTGA